The Coleofasciculaceae cyanobacterium genome includes a window with the following:
- the csaB gene encoding polysaccharide pyruvyl transferase CsaB — protein sequence MSPTKAVLCGYYGMGNAGDEALLLSLLQMLPESVVPIVLSGDPQTTKRQYGVASCHRKSSLAILKALQQSDVFIWGGGSLMQDSTSLASPVYYAGLMALAQQRGLKTIAWAQGIGPLNKSFTRWLTKQVLLGCDAVSVRDTASAELLTSWQIEPLIAPDPVWALESETPLEFPDTDKPIVAVVLRSHPLLTAARLTTLVQAIQDFQAQTNTFILLIPFQPAQDNAIAEQIAVQLEQDFTIMSMTNPKQLKGLFKNVKMAIGMRLHSLIMAAAAECSCFVLSYDPKVTQLMSELNLPGYELANLPQEPQIISSAWLKQYYQGQAMQQISIQSLIDRALIHQHLLKKVMINS from the coding sequence ATGAGTCCTACTAAAGCGGTATTGTGTGGATATTACGGCATGGGTAATGCAGGAGACGAAGCGTTACTACTCTCTCTACTACAAATGCTGCCTGAATCTGTCGTGCCAATTGTTTTATCTGGCGATCCTCAAACGACTAAAAGACAGTATGGAGTTGCTAGCTGTCATCGCAAATCCAGCCTGGCTATTCTTAAAGCTTTACAACAGTCTGATGTTTTCATTTGGGGTGGTGGTAGTTTAATGCAGGATTCTACTAGTTTAGCCAGTCCAGTTTACTACGCTGGCTTGATGGCTTTGGCACAGCAAAGAGGCTTAAAAACGATCGCCTGGGCTCAAGGAATTGGCCCTTTAAACAAGTCCTTTACTCGTTGGTTAACCAAACAGGTATTACTAGGCTGCGATGCTGTCAGCGTTAGGGATACCGCCTCAGCTGAGCTATTGACTAGTTGGCAAATCGAACCCCTAATAGCTCCCGATCCTGTCTGGGCATTAGAGAGCGAAACCCCTTTAGAATTTCCCGATACCGACAAGCCAATTGTAGCAGTAGTTTTGCGCTCGCATCCTTTACTAACAGCAGCTCGTTTAACAACTTTAGTTCAAGCTATCCAAGACTTTCAGGCACAAACTAATACCTTTATTCTACTAATTCCCTTTCAACCTGCTCAAGATAATGCGATCGCTGAACAAATTGCAGTTCAGCTAGAACAAGACTTTACCATCATGTCAATGACCAATCCCAAGCAATTAAAAGGATTGTTTAAAAATGTCAAAATGGCGATCGGCATGCGTTTACATAGCTTAATTATGGCAGCAGCAGCAGAATGTAGCTGTTTTGTTTTAAGTTACGATCCCAAGGTTACTCAGCTCATGTCCGAACTTAACCTACCTGGATATGAATTAGCAAATCTCCCACAAGAGCCGCAAATAATTAGCAGTGCTTGGCTGAAACAGTATTACCAGGGACAAGCTATGCAGCAAATTTCAATTCAGTCATTGATAGATCGAGCTTTAATTCATCAACATCTATTGAAAAAAGTGATGATTAATAGTTGA
- a CDS encoding LysR family transcriptional regulator, translating to MRIEQLQAFIAITETGNFGQAAKKCGVTQSTISRQIQSLEQDLGLQLFHRSNQAKLTLGGEKLLPRAQKICQEWHRASQECSDLIAGKQPELCIAAIHSVCAHYLPPILQQFCSDYPQVQLRVTALGSDRALKVLRDGLIDVAIVMNNRFLTTSAEIELAVLYEEQIDVLMAANHPLSKLKKVPLLELVKYPQIVFKDGYGMQRLVQEWFNHQNVQIKTAMELNTLDAFRGVIRQGEMVALLPHKALIDSYNDPTLAIRPISQSHRATENTKQEGLDGVLTRQVVMVTTRDRLMIPPIAHFYQLVKDMGKTSEALTSQLVS from the coding sequence ATGCGAATTGAGCAATTACAAGCCTTTATAGCAATTACAGAAACGGGAAATTTCGGACAAGCAGCCAAAAAATGTGGCGTAACTCAGTCAACTATAAGTCGTCAGATCCAGTCTTTAGAACAAGACTTAGGATTACAGCTGTTTCACCGTAGTAACCAAGCAAAGCTGACTCTTGGTGGAGAAAAGCTTTTACCCCGCGCTCAAAAAATTTGCCAAGAATGGCATAGAGCCAGTCAAGAATGTAGCGATCTAATTGCTGGGAAACAGCCAGAGCTTTGCATCGCTGCAATACATTCAGTTTGCGCCCACTATTTGCCACCAATTCTGCAACAATTTTGTTCGGATTATCCTCAAGTTCAGTTAAGAGTTACGGCATTAGGTAGCGATCGCGCTCTAAAAGTCTTACGAGATGGTCTAATTGATGTGGCGATCGTGATGAATAATCGCTTTTTAACAACATCAGCCGAAATAGAATTAGCAGTACTATATGAAGAGCAGATAGATGTTTTAATGGCTGCCAATCATCCTCTAAGCAAGCTCAAAAAAGTTCCGCTTTTAGAGTTGGTCAAGTATCCTCAAATAGTTTTTAAGGATGGCTATGGTATGCAAAGACTAGTACAGGAATGGTTTAATCATCAGAATGTCCAAATCAAAACGGCAATGGAATTAAACACTCTTGATGCTTTTCGGGGCGTAATTCGACAGGGAGAAATGGTAGCTCTGTTACCTCATAAAGCCCTGATTGACTCCTACAATGACCCTACTTTAGCTATCCGCCCGATTTCTCAATCTCATCGAGCCACGGAAAATACTAAGCAGGAAGGCTTAGACGGTGTTCTAACGCGCCAGGTGGTTATGGTGACAACGCGCGATCGCCTAATGATTCCTCCTATCGCTCATTTTTACCAGTTGGTCAAAGATATGGGCAAAACTTCAGAAGCATTAACTTCACAGTTAGTTAGCTGA
- a CDS encoding anthranilate phosphoribosyltransferase family protein, translated as MSQEFRELLKRVGSGTHTSKNLTRSQAATATRMMLLQEATPAQIGAFMIAHRIKRPTSEELAGILDAFDQLGSKLEAASHHNHQPVVLGNPYDGRSRTVPVTIITALILASADIPVVLHGGDCMPTKYGIPLVEIWQQLGVDFARFNLAQAQSIYNQSNIGFIYLPQHFPAANDFVTFREQIGKRPPFATAELVWCPVLGEAHLVAGFVHPPTEERFRVTFQIRAAKNFTLIKGLEGSCDLARSRTGIIALSKSEGSFERLLLDPADYSLNGSDLAFESNAQAIALMQEVIQGDNSQLFPAAILNGGFYLWRFGLAKTLESGFTLAEEILTTGQVADKLTQLKTLVEGQKSRVRS; from the coding sequence ATGAGCCAAGAGTTTCGAGAATTGCTAAAAAGAGTTGGTAGCGGGACTCACACCAGCAAAAATTTAACCCGATCGCAAGCAGCAACTGCTACTAGGATGATGTTGCTACAGGAAGCCACTCCTGCTCAAATTGGCGCATTTATGATCGCTCATCGCATCAAACGTCCTACTTCAGAAGAGTTGGCGGGAATTCTCGATGCCTTCGACCAATTGGGTAGTAAACTCGAAGCTGCTTCTCACCACAACCATCAGCCAGTGGTGCTAGGGAATCCCTATGACGGGCGATCGCGCACTGTACCAGTTACAATTATTACCGCTCTAATTTTAGCTAGTGCAGATATACCTGTAGTGCTGCATGGTGGCGATTGTATGCCGACTAAATATGGCATTCCTCTGGTAGAAATTTGGCAGCAGTTAGGAGTAGACTTTGCTAGGTTTAATTTGGCTCAAGCTCAAAGCATATATAACCAGAGCAACATTGGTTTTATCTATCTACCCCAGCATTTTCCTGCTGCCAATGATTTTGTTACCTTTCGCGAGCAAATTGGCAAACGTCCTCCTTTTGCTACCGCCGAGTTGGTCTGGTGTCCCGTGTTAGGAGAGGCTCATTTAGTCGCGGGGTTTGTTCATCCGCCAACAGAAGAGCGTTTTCGAGTAACCTTCCAAATTCGCGCCGCAAAAAACTTTACCTTAATAAAAGGCTTAGAAGGTAGTTGCGATCTTGCCCGCAGTCGAACAGGAATTATCGCTTTAAGTAAGTCAGAAGGCAGTTTTGAACGTCTTTTACTCGACCCTGCCGACTATAGTTTAAATGGTTCGGATCTTGCTTTTGAATCAAATGCTCAGGCGATCGCACTAATGCAAGAAGTTATTCAAGGCGACAATAGCCAACTATTCCCCGCTGCTATTTTAAACGGTGGTTTTTACCTTTGGCGTTTTGGTTTGGCAAAAACTCTAGAATCTGGCTTTACTTTAGCAGAAGAAATTTTAACTACAGGACAAGTCGCCGATAAACTAACTCAATTAAAAACTTTGGTTGAGGGTCAAAAGTCAAGAGTCAGGAGTTAA
- a CDS encoding methylmalonic aciduria and homocystinuria type D protein gives MRSLPNLKTYTTKSAQQVQICIAPPHQFVLNRRQQLLPGWNVVISYLILILQQSSISLQESSPEVVLEKDNLRAKFMLFGRSLIFALQAQKYQSDLFDPRTGYPLFARPGITFDDNAVVKAILKYPVISHRQCSLLIHPVWGNKVYPSTIVTSAPANILNSCLQQAIANQNWQLKN, from the coding sequence ATGCGATCGCTACCAAACCTTAAAACCTACACGACGAAATCAGCCCAACAAGTTCAAATCTGCATCGCTCCTCCCCACCAATTCGTTTTGAACCGACGGCAGCAGCTCTTACCAGGCTGGAATGTTGTGATTAGCTATCTAATTTTAATCTTACAGCAGTCGTCAATTTCCCTCCAAGAATCTAGTCCTGAAGTAGTATTAGAGAAAGATAATCTCAGAGCAAAATTTATGCTTTTTGGCCGTAGTTTAATTTTTGCACTACAGGCTCAAAAATATCAAAGCGATCTTTTCGATCCTCGCACTGGCTATCCTCTTTTCGCTCGTCCAGGCATAACTTTTGATGATAATGCGGTAGTCAAAGCCATCTTAAAATATCCTGTCATCAGCCATCGACAATGCTCATTGCTGATCCATCCAGTTTGGGGCAACAAAGTTTATCCATCTACGATAGTTACCTCTGCACCTGCAAATATTCTTAATTCTTGCCTTCAGCAGGCAATTGCTAATCAAAATTGGCAACTCAAAAATTGA
- a CDS encoding RNA-binding protein has product MSIYVGNLNYEVSQEDLSEVFAEYGKVKRVHLPTDRETGRKRGFGFVEMETEAEEDKAIETLDGAEWMGREIKVNKARPRENNSSFGDGGGRRDRF; this is encoded by the coding sequence ATGTCAATTTACGTAGGTAATCTCAACTATGAGGTTAGCCAAGAAGATCTAAGCGAAGTATTTGCAGAATACGGCAAAGTAAAGCGAGTTCACCTTCCTACAGATCGCGAAACAGGTCGTAAACGTGGTTTTGGTTTCGTGGAAATGGAAACTGAAGCCGAAGAAGATAAAGCCATTGAAACTCTAGATGGAGCAGAATGGATGGGTCGCGAGATCAAAGTAAATAAAGCAAGACCCCGCGAAAATAACAGTTCCTTTGGTGATGGCGGTGGTCGTCGCGATCGCTTCTAA
- a CDS encoding phosphorylase: protein MEESATNPSNHSLLQPGTLWSETTQRTKTARECGALKSIETEYHVIQQHNISFVVRTLSNLTRKEQARKKQSQQEKQTGTTINPFLPYEPDLFVGDISPTHLCLLNKFNVVDNHLLIVTRAFEPQTDLLNLEDFAALWTCMQEIDGLAFFNAGKIAGASQPHKHLQLIPLPFLPNVVHLPVDEAIANTTFQNSLGRIESFPFRHGIASLNIPPNHTAEAAAQIMLQRYYALLNQVGFKLDEHKRKQPGAYNFLATREWMLIVPRSQESFENIPINSLGFAGSLFVRDRASLELLKKLTPLKLLAEVAVT, encoded by the coding sequence ATGGAAGAATCAGCAACTAATCCGAGCAACCATTCCTTATTGCAGCCTGGTACTCTGTGGTCAGAAACTACTCAGCGGACTAAAACCGCTCGCGAATGTGGTGCGCTTAAGTCTATTGAAACCGAATATCACGTAATTCAACAGCACAATATTTCTTTTGTCGTTCGGACTCTATCTAATTTAACTCGTAAAGAACAAGCCCGAAAAAAGCAGAGTCAACAAGAAAAGCAAACAGGAACTACAATCAATCCCTTTTTACCTTATGAGCCAGATCTCTTTGTCGGAGATATTTCGCCAACTCATCTTTGCTTGCTCAATAAATTTAATGTGGTGGACAATCATCTTTTAATTGTGACTCGCGCTTTTGAACCACAAACTGATTTATTAAACTTAGAAGATTTTGCCGCTTTGTGGACTTGTATGCAGGAAATAGACGGACTAGCTTTTTTTAACGCGGGAAAAATCGCTGGTGCTTCCCAACCACATAAGCATCTCCAGTTGATTCCTCTGCCTTTTTTACCCAACGTAGTTCATCTTCCTGTAGATGAAGCGATCGCCAATACAACTTTCCAAAACTCTTTAGGTAGAATCGAGAGCTTTCCCTTCCGTCACGGCATTGCATCCTTAAATATACCGCCCAACCATACTGCCGAAGCAGCAGCTCAAATCATGCTGCAACGATACTATGCTTTGTTGAATCAGGTAGGATTTAAGCTTGATGAGCATAAGCGAAAACAGCCTGGCGCATATAACTTTTTAGCTACTAGAGAATGGATGTTAATCGTACCGCGATCGCAAGAGTCTTTTGAGAATATTCCGATTAATTCTCTTGGTTTTGCCGGGTCATTATTCGTGCGCGACCGCGCTTCTTTAGAATTATTAAAAAAACTCACTCCCCTCAAACTTCTTGCTGAGGTCGCTGTTACTTAA